A genome region from Clostridium sp. JN-9 includes the following:
- a CDS encoding DUF951 domain-containing protein, translating to MPKDLHLGDIVEMKKGHPCGENKWEIIRLGADIKVKCCGCGRIIMLQRSKFEKSIKKFIKQNTSVEEK from the coding sequence ATGCCAAAAGATTTACATCTTGGAGATATAGTAGAAATGAAAAAGGGACATCCCTGCGGGGAAAATAAATGGGAGATAATCAGGCTTGGCGCGGATATAAAAGTAAAATGCTGTGGCTGCGGAAGAATAATAATGCTTCAGAGGAGTAAATTTGAAAAAAGTATAAAAAAGTTCATTAAACAAAACACTTCAGTTGAAGAAAAATAG
- a CDS encoding mechanosensitive ion channel family protein: protein MIKSVILNILEITYNESGIKIANFTISKESIYNTFEKFLKVIIILILMYASIKIGNGIINRFISKQKKLKFSLDDRKAKTLGAVLKSVLRYSVYFFGIFAIIEIVFGKIGSIFAGLGGVAIGLGGQNLIKDIINGFFILFEDQFSVGDYVSIEGKDGIVEGIELRVTKIRDFNGDLHIIPNGIIKMVTNHSRGNMRVLLDINISYDENIDKAIEVITDECEKFKNKNNNVVEGPRVLGISEISEDGISVKVFAKVKPMMQWDIEMKLRRDIKNRLDESKIKMAYKRVEVINTQI, encoded by the coding sequence ATGATTAAATCAGTTATTTTAAACATTTTAGAAATTACATATAATGAATCTGGCATAAAAATAGCTAATTTTACTATAAGCAAAGAAAGCATATATAATACTTTTGAAAAATTCCTGAAAGTAATAATAATATTAATTTTAATGTATGCAAGCATAAAGATAGGAAATGGAATTATTAACAGGTTTATAAGCAAGCAGAAAAAGCTGAAATTTTCATTAGATGATAGAAAAGCTAAAACCCTGGGAGCAGTATTAAAAAGTGTTTTGAGGTATTCGGTATACTTTTTTGGTATTTTTGCAATAATAGAAATAGTTTTTGGTAAAATAGGCTCAATATTTGCAGGACTGGGAGGAGTAGCAATAGGCCTGGGGGGACAAAATCTAATTAAAGATATTATAAATGGATTTTTCATATTGTTTGAAGACCAATTTTCCGTAGGTGATTACGTAAGCATAGAAGGTAAAGACGGTATAGTAGAAGGAATAGAATTAAGGGTAACCAAAATCAGGGATTTTAATGGGGATTTACACATAATACCGAATGGAATAATAAAGATGGTAACTAATCATTCAAGAGGTAATATGCGGGTATTATTAGATATTAATATTTCATATGATGAAAATATTGATAAGGCAATAGAAGTAATTACCGATGAATGTGAAAAATTTAAGAATAAAAATAATAATGTGGTAGAAGGGCCAAGGGTACTAGGCATATCCGAAATTTCTGAAGACGGAATATCAGTAAAAGTATTTGCAAAGGTAAAGCCTATGATGCAATGGGATATTGAAATGAAGTTAAGAAGAGATATAAAAAACAGACTTGATGAATCAAAAATAAAAATGGCTTATAAGAGAGTAGAGGTAATAAATACTCAAATATAA
- a CDS encoding DUF3343 domain-containing protein, which translates to MDKYYIITFQNTHQAIKAEEVLKVNKIICSVMPTPTMITRSCGISIIFKENEKERVISLVEHKQLEIKAMYYKENNNYIEIN; encoded by the coding sequence ATGGACAAATACTATATAATAACTTTTCAAAATACACATCAGGCAATAAAAGCTGAAGAAGTTTTAAAGGTCAATAAAATAATCTGCAGTGTTATGCCAACTCCAACTATGATAACCAGAAGCTGTGGAATAAGCATCATATTTAAAGAAAATGAAAAAGAAAGAGTAATATCATTAGTTGAACATAAACAATTAGAAATAAAGGCAATGTATTATAAGGAAAATAATAATTACATTGAAATAAATTAA